GACCCGCTCGCGCGGGATGTGAGGGTCGTGATCGCTGCAGCCGAGGAACACGGGTGCTCCGTCGAGCGAACCGGTGAACGCCCAGTCGCGTCCGGGTGGCCCGATGAGCCCCTCCGACAATCCGACGACCCCGCCCCACTTGCACGCGTTTCGTCCCGCGAACTCGAGGGCCAGACACCCGCCCTGCGAGAAACCGAGCAGCAGCTGGCGCTCGCGCGGTACTCCGCGGCTCGACACCTCGTCGGACAGAGCACCGATCAACTCGAGGCCCGAGTCGAGGTGCGGCTGATTGGCCTCGAGCGGCGCGAGGAATGAGTGCGGATACCATGCGAAATCCGCCGCCTGCGGCGCGAGGAAGCTCACCTGTTCCGCACGCCATTCATTGCGCAGCGGAAGCAGATCGTCCGCGGTTGCGCCGCGTCCGTGAATCAGCACGACCGCAATGCGCGCCGCCTCGATCGGGACCCCGGCCGTCAGCACCGCCTGGCCGGAGTGCGGACCCGTAACGGCGCGTGACCATTCGAGTCGGTCGAAGCGCTCGCTCACGAGCTTGCGATCGGCGGCAGGCGCAACGGCGGAAGCGCGGCTTC
The window above is part of the Candidatus Eisenbacteria bacterium genome. Proteins encoded here:
- a CDS encoding phospholipase — encoded protein: MSERFDRLEWSRAVTGPHSGQAVLTAGVPIEAARIAVVLIHGRGATADDLLPLRNEWRAEQVSFLAPQAADFAWYPHSFLAPLEANQPHLDSGLELIGALSDEVSSRGVPRERQLLLGFSQGGCLALEFAGRNACKWGGVVGLSEGLIGPPGRDWAFTGSLDGAPVFLGCSDHDPHIPRERVEASAIELRRIGGEVESRLYSEFGHSVNRDELSYVQGMLDRLA